In one window of Porites lutea chromosome 8, jaPorLute2.1, whole genome shotgun sequence DNA:
- the LOC140946291 gene encoding adenosine deaminase-like, with translation MALKLPKSKVELHVHLDGALRIQTIIDLAKEKQIPLPSYDENGLRQYVSVSLDKPSSLRGFLSCFRVFVPVIIDDVVALERIAHEFCEDQASSGVLYCEVRYCPHLLCTAHNSMMNGRPDDEDNEVPNMLLKKGVSPRDVVQAVCRGLHRGERDFGVKVRSILCCMRPEPEWSLEILSLCKEFSSDGVVGIDLAGDEILGEIPAMKGHINAFKEARQLKIHRTVHAGEAAPAASVKEALDILHAERIGHGYHVLEDDMLYRRIIDENIHLEACPTSSILTGAVKPCFSTHPLRRFAQDRVNFSLNSDDPLVCHTTKDLEEKIAINKIGLSPAEITRATFNAARASFLPENEKQELIDQLKLVHGI, from the exons ATGGCATTAAAATTGCCCAAGTCAAAA GTAGAACTTCATGTACACCTTGATGGTGCTCTAAGAATACAGACAATCATCGACTTGGCAAA GGAAAAGCAAATACCTCTACCTTCTTATGATGAGAATGGCCTTAGACAGTATGTGTCTGTCAGTTTGGATAAACCATCCTCTCTTCGAGGCTTTCTAAGCTGTTTCCGTGTATTTGTACCCGTGATAAT aGATGATGTTGTTGCACTTGAAAGAATAGCGCACGAATTCTGTGAAGACCAAGCATCCAGCGGTGTACTGTACTGTGAAGTGCGATACTGCCCGCATCTTCTGTGCACAGCGCATAATAGTATGATGAATGGGAGACCAGATGATGAAGATAATGAGGTCCCTAATATGCTGCTTAAGAAAGGAGTTTCTCCACGAGATGTAGTGCAAGCTGTTTGCAGAGGACTGCACAGAGGAGAGAGGGACTTTGGTGTCAAAGTTAGGTCCATACTTTGCTGCATGAGACCGGAGCCTG AGTGGTCATTAGAAATTCTTTCCTTATGCAAAGAATTTTCAAGCGATGGTGTCGTAGGAATTGACTTGGCCGGAGACGAAATACTTGGAGAGATTCCAGCGATGAAAGGACATATTAATGCTTTTAAG GAGGCCAGACAGCTGAAAATTCACAGAACAGTCCACGCGGGAGAAGCTGCCCCGGCTGCTAGCGTCAAAGAA GCGTTAGATATTCTTCATGCGGAGAGAATAGGCCATGGGTACCATGTTTTAGAAGATGACATGCTTTACAGAAGAATAATCGATGAAAACATTCATTTGGAG GCCTGTCCAACCTCCAGTATATTGACTGGTGCGGTCAAACCTTGCTTCAGTACACACCCTTTAAGAAG gTTCGCACAAGACAGGGTGAACTTTTCTCTGAATTCAGACGATCCTCTTGTATGTCATACCACTAAAGATCTTGAGGAAAAGATAGCTATTAATAAAATTGGACTGAGTCCTGCAGAAATAACGCGCGCG ACATTTAACGCCGCAAGGGCCTCCTTTCTTCCCGAGAatgaaaaacaagaacttaTCGACCAACTCAAATTAGTACATGGAATTTAG